The following are encoded together in the Vigna unguiculata cultivar IT97K-499-35 chromosome 2, ASM411807v1, whole genome shotgun sequence genome:
- the LOC114174364 gene encoding protein tesmin/TSO1-like CXC 2, producing the protein MDTPERNQISATLSKFEDSPVFNYINSLSPIKPVKSVPISQTFNSLSFSSPPSVFTSPHVSCLKESRFLRRHIPLGTSKPKISSEDVNKVHTIEEALADSKRARHNKGESQNTEKGISLGDASIEHIKFSVEPQQTLKYDTCGSPGYDEDNTLLELPGEAAAAGACKTDSVESEVHLQEMCQMEPKSEDPDCYWDSLIPDGSDMLIFNSPGEAEAFKGLMHKPLDPSIRLSDFMSVVPLSAVHNGRKMFIVDSVASGSEHEIGDHCSEPTITATDTDQTRENLADVVLVTSNYNENANDQLVSVTHRAIRRRCLDFEMANVQKKNSDDNSNAGSSTSESDERNVANEKQLLPAKLNGNFQRGILQGIGLHLNALAALKEYKGIQIENLSSGRQLSLPNSTSLQISTTQEQQHLSMVPVSSERELDSSDNGVQPTEDCSQPSVYMTGEDFNRNSPRKKKRKMETPGETEGCKRCNCKKSKCLKLYCECFAAGVYCIEPCSCQDCFNKPVHEDTVLQTRKQIESRNPLAFAPKVIRSADSVPEIGDDPNKTPASARHKRGCNCKKSSCLKKYCECYQGGVGCSIGCRCEGCKNAFGRKDGSAPVGIETEQEETEASDKGVAEKASQKTEIQNTEEHLDSATVSTPLRLSRPLLPLPFSSKGKAPRSFVTTISGSALFGSQKLGKPNSLWPQSKHFQTVPDDEMPEILLGDTSPVTCIKTSSPNGKRISSPSCDLGSSPSRRGGRKLILQSIPSFPSLTPHP; encoded by the exons ATGGACACCCCAGAGAGGAACCAGATCAGTGCTACCCTCTCCAAGTTTGAG GATTCACCTGTTTTCAATTATATCAACAGTTTGTCTCCTATAAAGCCCGTTAAGTCTGTTCCCATTAGTCAGACTTTCAATTCACTGAGCTTTTCGTCACCTCCTTCCGTTTTCACATCACCCCACGTCAGCTGTCTCAAGGAATCTAGATTTCTCAGAAG acaTATCCCATTGGGCACATCAAAGCCTAAGATTTCTTCTGAAGATGTAAATAAAGTTCACACAATTGAAGAGGCTCTTGCAGATTCTAAACGTGCGCGTCATAACAAGGGTGAATCACAGAACACTGAAAAAGGGATTTCTCTTGGAGATGCTTCAATTGAGCACATAAAATTCTCAGTTGAACCACAGCAAACTTTAAAGTATGACACTTGCGGTAGCCCCGGCTATGATGAGGATAACACTCTTTTGGAATTGCCCGGTGAGGCAGCAGCAGCAGGTGCTTGTAAAACTGATTCAGTTGAGAGTGAAGTGCATCTTCAGGAAATGTGTCAGATGGAGCCAAAGAGTGAAGATCCAGACTGTTATTGGGATAGTTTAATTCCTGATGGCTCTGATATGCTAATTTTTAATTCCCCAGGTGAAGCAGAAGCTTTTAAGGGTCTGATGCACAAACCGTTGGATCCTTCTATACGACTGAGCGATTTTATGTCTGTGGTGCCACTTTCTGCCGTCCATAATGGTAGGAAAATGTTCATTGTTGATTCGGTTGCTTCAGGTTCTGAACATGAGATTGGAGATCACTGTTCTGAGCCAACGATAACAGCCACGGACACGGATCAAACACGGGAGAATCTTGCCGATGTTGTTTTGGTGACTAGCAATTATAACGAGAACGCAAATGATCAG CTTGTTTCTGTCACGCACCGTGCCATAAGGAGGCGTTGTCTGGACTTTGAGATGGCCAATGTGCAAAAGAAGAACTCTGATGATAATTCAAACGCCGGTTCAAGTACATCAGAGTCCGATGAGAGGAATGTTGCCAATGAAAAGCAACTTCTTCCAGCAAAACTCAATGGGAATTTTCAGAGGGGAATTTTGCAGGGAATTGGTCTACACCTGAATGCACTTGCTGCCTTGAAAGAATACAAGGGCatacaaattgaaaatttgtctTCTGGAAGACAACTCAGCCTGCCCAACTCTACTTCTTTGCAAATCTCTACAACCCAAGAACAGCAGCATCTTTCAATGGTACCTGTTTCATCTGAAAGAGAATTGGATTCGTCGGACAATGGGGTTCAGCCTACCGAAGATTGTTCCCAGCCATCGGTTTACATGACTGGTGAAGACTTCAATAGGAATAGTCCCAGAAAGAAAAA ACGTAAGATGGAGACACCTGGCGAAACTGAGGGTTGTAAGCGCTGCAACTGCAAGAAGTCGAAGTGTTTGAAGCT TTACTGCGAGTGTTTTGCTGCTGGTGTCTACTGCATAGAACCCTGCTCCTGTCAGGATTGCTTCAACAAACCTGTTCATGAAGACACTGTTCTTCAAACTCGCAAGCAGATTGAATCTCGCAACCCTCTTGCATTTGCTCCAAAAGTCATCAGAAGTGCTGATTCTGTTCCTGAAATTGgg GATGATCCAAATAAAACTCCGGCTTCAGCACGACACAAAAGAGGATGCAACTGCAAAAAATCCAGCTGCCTAAAGAAATACTGTGAATGTTATCAG GGTGGTGTCGGTTGCTCCATTGGCTGTAGATGTGAAGGGTGCAAGAATGCTTTTGGCAGAAAAGATG GTTCTGCTCCTGTAGGCATAGAAACTGAGCAAGAAGAAACGGAAGCAAGTGACAAGGGTGTGGCAGAAAAAGCTTCACAGAAAACTGAAATTCAGAACACCGAAGAGCATCTGGATTCTGCTACTGTATCAACACCATTACGACTTTCCAG GCCTTTGCTTCCGTTGCCCTTTTCATCAAAGGGAAAAGCACCAAGATCCTTTGTTACCACCATCTCAGGCTCTGCATTGTTTGGCAGCCAAAAGCTTGGGAAGCCAAACTCTCTTTGGCCTCAATCTAAGCATTTTCAAACTGTCCCAGATGATGAAATGCCAGAGATTCTCCTAGGTGATACCTCTCCGGTCACATGCATCAAAACTTCTTCTCCAAATGGCAAGAGGATCTCCTCTCCCAGCTGTGACTTGGGATCATCTCCTAGTCGCAGAGGTGGCAGGAAGTTGATATTACAGTCCATTCCTTCATTTCCTTCTCTCACCCCTCACCCTTAG